The window TGGCCTTGAAGGTACTTGATTGTAAGGAGAAGAACTTTAGGATAAACAACGTATATTGGTCTAAAATAACTAACACAGCTGCACTAGAGGACAATATAATGCATTAACTTGAAAACACATGCTGTATTTATCAAACAACGTagtcagaaacacacatgtgaaGGTGAGTGTACCAGCACAGAGCCTTGTGGATGACAaccttttgtttatgtggaGGAATCAACCTGTCACTCATTCAAAAATATGATCTGTGTACACTGTACAGCCTCTGAAATTTAACATATAATATGCGTTATTAAGAGTTACATATTGATGGCTTCAGACAATCCTCAACATTAAActcacaaataataataatcctcaTCATCCAGAATTATCCTTAAACCACAAATctaatatacatttttaattagcTTTATTTGTGGCTAATTACCACTGATTCTAATGTTAACCGCAACATCCCACAAAAACATCGATTTGTATTCacctaaacaaaacaacataagGCTAACTGGTCCGATCACAGTCCAGTAATCACTTATATCATGAGTTCGGTTAATACTATcgtttattgattgatttattgcgAGGTTGTTTTCCTAACTAGCTAGTTAGCTACAATGTCTAGCTAACAGCTACAGCTGACGGCTAACCTTGTAGTCCATCTCGAAGCGCACGTATAAAAATGCTAACAGCTTATATTAAAAGcttagaaacaacaacaacaatgcgTGTATCTCAAATAAAACTGGCAGAAGTCAAGACATTTCACCGTTTATTAGACAAAAGAGAACGCGACCTGGTGCAGCTAGCATAAACTAGCTAGTTAGCTTCCGTTAGCTAAACCTGGATAAATCGGTCGGCGCTCACGTTACCTGTCTGTTGTTCACAGCCAGCATCCACGTATAAAGCTGACAGACGTGTTGCTCCTTCAATCCCGTTTGGAATATTTCTATATTCCCAATAATAAAGGACTAAAGAGCGAGCGGCTGGCGGAGCTTCCTCTTTCCATGACCTACTTTACATGAGTGAGACCGTAAACAATAacaggaggctgtgtgtgtggaggagcacggcggacacacacaggctgacagcGGGGGGGGGGACAACTCACAAAACAACACGATCCTCTGCACAAAACGCTACAATATCAAAAGTcttcatgtttaaaatgattcTGTTGGGATgtaataaagtaaaaacaaaaaggtgaagtgcagaaaaatgtaatgaacatttcctgaagaaaatgcaagtttgattgctgcagctgaagcattgctttgaatgctgatgtgaaggattgctctgaattgctggagaatcagagcaattcagagctttgtatgcctctgtgtgtcagcctgtcaccatggtaacagcagaggagacctcagaaaccactccaactttgagagcctggcgtgcggaaacgattcggaattagaaaattctgaatacaagtttgatagaggagcatctaatgagcgttttaagactaaaatggagtctgtagcttgaaatttgtaggaggagatacacttggcagatgacccttgaagagctctctcatagactcccatgttaaaaatgacaccgaaattgcctaatatttgaaaaactataattttttgaaaaaaacttgaagttgaaccggaatgtcctctgtgagatgaacattttgatagttgaatggctgaaatcggtcaatgtacgctgaagatacgctgcaccaaaaaacatacggaagaataagaaaaaagaagaaagagagtgaaGAACAATAgcttgattgcctagcaacagcaatcaaactaataaaccATGTGCTCATTTGAAGGGGGATATCTGCtgttggtttattgtttggtGGAGCAGCTTATAAACACATTGAATATGAGCCTGaacatgtgctgctgtttgtaaaACTTCAGAAGACACAGCAGATCCACCAGTGTCATCTTTACCTCGATGTGTTGTGAGCTTGTCACATTTTCAtctagtggagtagaaagtacaatATTCCCCTCTAAAATGTGATATAACAGGAGTATGTAGATATGAACCCTGAAGCAGGCTCTTCTTGCTGCAATCCTGCCTGTATGTGTCATATTTTCTGGATTATTATGCTGAAGTTTAACCTTGAAGCTCTGGATTTCTTTATTACAATAATCCTGTTATCCAAAACATCATGTATTATTTGCAGAAGAAGTGACGTGACAGTGGTGTTCTGGAGGAGGTTGAGTTTTATTTGGAAATCTGACAGGCATGGCTGAACAGTGAGCTCTCAccttcaacaaaaacaaacaaaaatccagacGGCAGCACTACAGGTAAACGATACTACTGTTTGAGAATGTCATATTTAACATAAATCCACTCATTATGCACTCagatcactcacacacacacacacacacacacacacacagtcaactcCGTGTGAACATCCTCCAATAATAATCACACTACATCCAGAGGAATTCCAAGCACTTTGAACAATTACCCACAGTGCAATTAATCTAACTATACACAgataatttatatattttatgtatataGGGAATTCAATAAACAGTTTTCCATTTAGACAAGTTTCAAAATCTTCATAGCTTTCCATAaatagtgaaaaaaaatgtgattcaaAAAAATGGTCCCCgaaaaagaaacatgaaaaaataaaatactagtgcgcacaattttttttttttccagcagcctCAAAACAGAGAATGACGATAAAAACcaccaacagaaaacagaagtcaggaggagggggggcagaggGGTAAACGTTGAtactcacactcacagcacaGACTGGTTACTACATTTACAGAGGGGTCGGGGGGTTGGAGGGACTCTGGATCACTGTACAGTTTAAGATCAGACAATAAATCAGGCAGACTGTCCACACATCATCCCACAACAAACAGCACGTCTTCATGCCCGTTCTGCACACATAGGACCTGACACAACCGGATGGCTTTAAACATTATGGATCGATCACATCTATCAGGAGAGGGCGGCCGAAGCCGACCGCCATGACACGTTTCTGTCACCATCCCGTCCTGTCAGACCCGCGGGGGGGTGTAAATGGAAGTAGGTGAAAATTCTCCTATTTGTTCTCGCTGCTTTGATGTGGAATGGATGATGATGACGGTGTTTGGATGGAGACACTTATTTTGTGGAGAGGATGAGGGCCACGATGAGGCCGTAAAGCCCCAGCACCTCAGCGAAGATAAGGATGAGGATCATGCCCACAAAAAGCCGGGGCTGCTGGGCGGTACCCCTCACGCCAGCGTCGCCCACGATGCCGATGGCAAAGCCGGCCGCCAGACCGCTCAGGCCCACGCTCAGACCGGCGCCCAGATGCAGGAAACTCCTGTTaggaaagagcaggaggaggcgtcggtaaacacaacacatcaaCGTCTCGGATGAATCCGCATGGAGGAAAATAAGAAGCTGTTATAAAATATGAAGACAATCACACCAACATGACCTCCACTCATTCATGCCCACGAATGGGACATTATTCATATTAGGGCCACATCCCGATGTGACTCTAAAATTATTCTAAAACTGGGATTGATGACTGGACTCATGTGTCCACACAGACCTAAGTTTCTTCAGTCTGGTATCCTAATGTATGTCCTAAGTCTTACTTCAACTCTAGACAGCATCAGCAGATGTCAGATGTCTGAGGACCTCTGAAGGGTCGGGGCTGACATGCAGGAAATCCTAAGCcacctttcacacagagattGCGCTACAATGACTCCAAGAAGAAACCTCACACACAGCTAATGGCGGCGTTCAGtaattagagtgtgtgtgtgatcttatGAGGGTCATTTGTTATCCTGACTCGCTTTTTCACACCGTTGATTGGATACAGCCGACCTTCACTGACAGCTTTAGGGTGCAACGACATGCTCCATGATCCACCTCcatacattacacacacattaagtttCACCTtgaacagactgtgtgggaAACCCTTAGAATGAAACAGTGGAAGCACTGTGTGTACTGCTGCCTTCTGTCACCATCACATGTGTGAACGAAGCTGCTGACAGAATGCCATGTAACAGAGAAGTGGCTTCAGACTGTGAGTTGAGTCAGAACATGGGCGATAATAAGGGTGGAGTCAACATATTCCCCATTTTACATAAGTGATCTGATTAAAGTGAAAGTTTGAAGTAGTCTTACTTGTAAAGAGTGACTCTCTCAGAGATGTTGTTTGCTATCAGCACAGCCACCACCAGCCCGTAGATGGCGATGATACCCGCCATGACCACAGGGATGATGGACTTCATGATGAGCTCTGGCCGCATCACAGACATGGCAGCGATGCCCGTGCCGCTCTTTGCTGTGCCATAGGCTGCTCCTAgtgctgaaagagagagagagagagagagagagtccatgTTAATTCATCTGCTCAGTTCAGCCGGCGACAACAAACAGTGCTCACAAGCTGACAAAGCTTGGAGTCTCAATTCAGACATGATGCAGATGGATGGAGGTCACCTTtaccaataaaaaaataataaaaaacacatttgtcctGAACAGTGTAGATGCCAGAATTGCTGTGGAAACAACAGAATGACTGCCAGTAACCCGTACTTTAAagaaaatgttcacattttagtcGAACTGTGAAATGATAAAACGTGTGATAAATGATCACATTCTGAAGCCTTAGCTGCCCAGGATAATAACACCCACTTTACTACCTTTGTCATGTGACATATTCATGACTAATGTCAGGCCAGGTTTCCTCTGCGCTCTGCCGTCACCTCATGTTTTAATGATGCCTCGTCTGACTGTCACATTATAATTAACAATGCACACGCCAGGTCAAATATCTAAACAACCAACAGAGGCATACATAATTCTGTCACATCTGCACTTCTTTCATGATTGCAGACATGAACACAGACCACAGCACTGCTCCTTGTTATGGGGAGAACACAGGTCTGTAAGGGTTAACTGTGCaactctgaacacactgcaggaTGGTATCAGTGTGAGGCACTGACAAATCTGTAATCTAAACACAATTAGAGCTCAGACTGATGCATCAACATCCGATTCATACAACAATTCTGGATCTTCTAACTCAAACCTGTGGCACAGACGGCAGCTACTGCATGATTGAGTTGAGGATTCATCAGGTATTAACATTCACACTCTGTTCTTAAGATCAATATGATCAATCAGCGATTCAGTGAGATTTTAGAGCAGTATAAAAGACTATTCTCAGATTAAAAGCGGTCAAAATCAAAGTATATTTTATGATACATCAGAAATTACATAAAGaagattttgtgttttaaaaacacatcacacgATCTAAATAAAGTTTTGagcacacaggcacagagaAGCAGACTAATCCAAAGTGAACTTGGTAGATTTTAGAAAGCCCTGCATAACTCCAGTGCATGATGTGTCAGCCGAAAGTGTGCCACTGTTAGGCTGTCAGTGAGCATCTATGGCTTGAGTTTTTGCAGCTTTTCCCCACAATGGAGGAGCACGCGGTGGAGCCCTGTCAGTGGGGTTTGTGATCGACTGTACGTGGTAAATGAGCACCATACACTGATCTGCATGGGAAATGATAAAACGCACAAAATCTTACACGATAAGCTCAGCTTTGTTTACTGCGTGTGTCTATCCATGCCAGTTCACAAATGTAAAGTTAAAATTAGTAGAGATGCGCTGATCGCCACTCTACAATAAGTACAACTGTCTTATCAATGTCATAGTAAAACAGAGTTTACATAATCACACTCATTCAGTCAGGCAGATCCTGGAATGGAAACTAAATTTGTTTAGGAATTTATAATATCCTAAGTAGAGATTGTGTAATTTgtattaaaagataaaaaaaacacatgtatttgGTAATTGATCAgcttaaacaaaataaaatccttTGACATTTCTTCCACCATTCAGTGTATTTGTGGCTGCAGAGCATACATGAGTGAATGGGTGAATTCACCCATTAATTTTTCACACTGCTGTGTAGGCCTCTCCTGTAACACACTTCATTTAAACCTAGGTCGGCTGAGCACCGTGTCCAGCCTCCGCCtggatgttatttatttatttattttttttaatattcatcCATGGGATGTGGCGCTTCCCTCCGTCACTCCGCAGATGGCCTGGTTTGCGTCACCAGCCAGCAGCCACCAGAAATCAGCCTGATATGATATAACCCTGGCTGTCACGGAGGGAGGAAGCTAGCTGCGATGTTAGCACCGTGAGGAGCTAACGGTCAGCAGCTTGATGTCGCTGGaagccaccccccccccccctcgcatccctggaaggtgtgtgtgtgtgcgtgcgtgcgtgcgtgcgtgagCCGTGACCGACCCCCAACCATCGGTAACACGGTTGAGACAGGCCCCGTGTTATCGTCACGCAGATGTAGCTAAGCTAGCTGTGCGCTATGACAAGTGAGAACGTTAGATGtcaagaggaagaagctggtgTAGTTACCGCTGAAGACCATGGCCGCAGAGGCACCCATCACAGCGAAGAAAGGCGAGTACTCGGGGCTCTCCTCGGAGGACATTCTCGCACTTCTCTCGGCGCTGATACAGCTACAAAGCGGACGATCTTCTCTTCAGGGTTCCCCCGATCCCACCGTTACCTTAGGGCAGGTTAAAACACGGACAGGGCGCGACAACGTAGCTGCCAGCTGGAGCACCGGTGTAGAAGAGGAAAATGGCGAAACGGAAAAAGTCACATGATCAACCATCCCGGACGGAACCAAGTGGGAGGACGCGGGGGTGCTCAATACAAAATACTTAATCTTTACTGCGTAGTGCGTCAAAACATAATTTAACCGatattattataaaacacaaattGTCGTAGAAATAATACGTGTCACGCTGTTTGTGTTACCAGGATCTATAATGTGAGtgttgtgtacagtgtgtgttgtgtggtatGTTCTGCTGCAAGtgcactgactgcagctgaaacgCTAGTCGTCACTACACGCTGGCGTATTAATTATTAGGTGCCAAATAGATGGAGTAAATAAACCTAAAACGGCGTGTGTTACATgtagacattaaaaaaatacaaaacaaacaaataaacattgTAACGTAAACACGATGTGACCACACCTAAGAGGCATCCACCTGCTCCACACAGCCCtgacggagtgtgtgtgtgtgtgtcctattaAGTTGTTTTCACACATAGGAAACGTGATAATAACAATAGGTTATAATTTGGATTAAAATCAATAACATATGTGTTGTCAGAGGAAGCTCGGGGCGCGCTGTGGAGCCGTCTTTGTCAAGGTGACACCAAAATCAAGGGGTGTTTCTGGAGTCAGATAAAGGGACATTTCACCCTAAAATTAACAGAAGCTCGCTGTTTTCACAGCACAGTAAGAGGATTTAATCCTTATAATGCAAAATGACGTTTATTAAAATGCGCATTATCCTAATTTCAACAAGTTCAGCATATTTAAATCTAATGATTAGaattaaaacagacacaaaaacttAACAAAGATGATATAAGATTTAGATTTTCACAGGAAGTGAAAGCAGCCCGAACATACACATGACTGTCAGCAGATTCTCCACACATCCATCCTGGTTAGAGTTCACTCATGTGACCTGTATACTGTGATCTctttacagcaggaggaggagaatatGTGTCAGGGTGCGTTTGAGTTGGAGTCTGAGCTGAATCACACTATGactatctgtgtttttgttccgTGTGTAAGGATTCAATGTCATCTGTCTGAGAATAAGCACTAAAATACTGCAGAACAGCACAATTAAGTATTACCTTTATGCCTTTGAATATTAATATTGCACTCCATGTGTCATTATTCATTCCGAAAAAAGTCCTCATACATCAAACATATCTACAATTTCAACTTATCATGTTTGAACAGTTTGTGGTAGCCTAATaaactgctcaatgtgacaaagacaaaggaactagtggtggatctgcggaggacaaaggctccagtgacccctaccagcatcaaaggggtcagtgtggaggtggtggaggagtacaaatacctgggaatgtacttggaccacaacctggactggaggaaaaacatggacactgtttacaggaagggtcAGAGttgcctctactttctgaggcagctgcaggacgatgctgaggatgttccatgagtctgtggtggccagtgccatcatgtgtgctggtgtctgctggggcagcagtctgagggtgaggaacatgaacagactcaacagaatcaccaggaaggcggccatgttgtaggagaggacctggactctctgacagaggtgtgtcagaggaggatgttgtccaaaataaagactatactggactgtccctctcacccgctccacgctgtgctgaccagctacaggagctcgttcggcaacagactctgactcccacgatgcaccactgagagacacaggaagtcattcctgcctgtctcaatcaaactactgaactctgaactgtaacagtcactcagacactgtacattcatgtcatgctctttttatacaggtttttatacaatagtaaatatgtttcttcttctttagatacaactcagggatttaaatgctatctaggtatttagatatttattatatatttcaatttatccttaatttctattgtctgtaacaaaaaagaattttcCCTcagggatatatatatatatatatatatatatatatatatatatatatatatatttactccAGTCCTTCCATTCTGTGTCCTACCCCTCTCCCTTACCttttaaatacagtgacttccccATATAAAT of the Parambassis ranga chromosome 8, fParRan2.1, whole genome shotgun sequence genome contains:
- the atp6v0ca gene encoding ATPase H+ transporting V0 subunit ca, which codes for MSSEESPEYSPFFAVMGASAAMVFSALGAAYGTAKSGTGIAAMSVMRPELIMKSIIPVVMAGIIAIYGLVVAVLIANNISERVTLYKSFLHLGAGLSVGLSGLAAGFAIGIVGDAGVRGTAQQPRLFVGMILILIFAEVLGLYGLIVALILSTK